The following proteins come from a genomic window of Mycolicibacterium rufum:
- a CDS encoding Rieske (2Fe-2S) protein, producing the protein MSIDVGRLDEIPVGEGRTFAVDGRQVAVFRLRDGSLRALDAICPHRGGPLADGLADDCVVVCPLHGHTFDMVSGTEVSGTEASGAGLSVRSYPVEVVDGTIRVTLQRVTTEV; encoded by the coding sequence GTGAGCATCGACGTCGGCCGGCTCGACGAGATTCCGGTCGGTGAGGGCCGCACCTTCGCCGTCGACGGGCGCCAGGTCGCGGTGTTCCGGCTGCGCGACGGATCCCTGCGAGCACTCGACGCGATCTGCCCGCACCGGGGCGGACCGCTGGCTGACGGCCTGGCCGACGACTGCGTGGTGGTGTGCCCGCTGCACGGTCACACGTTCGACATGGTCTCGGGCACTGAGGTATCGGGCACTGAGGCATCGGGCGCCGGCCTGTCGGTGCGCAGCTATCCGGTCGAGGTGGTCGACGGGACGATCCGCGTCACGCTGCAGCGCGTTACCACAGAGGTCTGA
- a CDS encoding HNH endonuclease signature motif containing protein yields the protein MFDRLVSGTNTPGERVRAYARVENAACAARLSAMADLLEQAYAASGSAEREQWRCDNWSSVCAQIGAAQTLTSGMVNALLTNAVILRDRLPKVCAVFAEGLITYLLVRTICQRTALLQDPAALRAIDAELAAQLRNWGAKSLSQTDADIDALVLRHDPYAVRRAEEAVHTTGVTVHTDGATGVAHVDATVNATDGAAFDRRATMLARTVCDRDPRTLDQRRAAALGAMGFGWDRLPCMCEEPDCDAAARPAVGGVVIHVIARQDVLGDAGNRATEDPTPDPDPGAGPQTPPEPERAPEPEPEAETPTPAPRTGDLTAQRRALAGTSPRRLSKPLREYTLTQLITELNADPGEFSPASPGIVIGGPVLPAAVVAQLALSATVKTLVHPGQAPPEPRYRPSRALADFVRARDLTCRHPGCTRPIDDLDHTIPYPWGPTCASNLAGYCRQHHLVKTFWPGWSTVQYPDGAIVFTDPDGQTSTSYPGSRALFPELSEPTAPVPVCGTPPPKHSAGLTMPRRRITRAEARRQRIDAERQRNAPWVKQYLRDSIPPF from the coding sequence ATGTTCGATCGTCTCGTCAGCGGCACCAACACCCCTGGTGAACGGGTCCGTGCGTACGCGCGGGTCGAGAACGCCGCCTGCGCGGCGCGATTGTCGGCGATGGCCGATCTACTCGAACAGGCCTACGCCGCGTCGGGGTCGGCCGAACGGGAGCAGTGGCGTTGTGACAACTGGTCCTCGGTGTGTGCGCAGATCGGTGCGGCGCAGACACTCACCAGCGGAATGGTCAACGCGCTGCTGACCAATGCGGTCATCCTGCGGGATCGGCTCCCCAAGGTCTGCGCGGTTTTCGCCGAGGGACTGATCACCTATCTGCTGGTACGCACCATCTGCCAACGGACCGCGCTGCTGCAGGACCCTGCGGCGCTGCGGGCGATCGACGCCGAACTGGCTGCGCAACTGCGGAATTGGGGTGCGAAGTCGCTGAGTCAGACCGACGCCGACATCGACGCCCTGGTGCTGCGCCACGACCCGTATGCGGTGCGCCGAGCCGAGGAGGCGGTGCACACGACGGGAGTCACGGTGCACACCGACGGCGCCACCGGAGTGGCTCATGTGGACGCGACCGTCAATGCCACTGACGGTGCGGCCTTCGACCGACGGGCCACCATGCTGGCCCGCACGGTGTGCGACCGTGATCCGCGCACACTGGATCAGCGCCGAGCAGCAGCGTTGGGAGCGATGGGCTTCGGCTGGGACCGGTTGCCCTGCATGTGTGAGGAACCCGATTGCGACGCCGCCGCCAGACCTGCTGTCGGCGGGGTCGTCATCCACGTCATCGCCCGCCAGGACGTCCTCGGCGACGCGGGCAACCGCGCGACAGAGGACCCGACACCGGACCCGGACCCCGGAGCGGGACCGCAGACCCCTCCCGAGCCTGAGCGCGCTCCCGAACCCGAGCCTGAGGCCGAGACGCCGACACCGGCGCCACGGACAGGCGACCTCACCGCTCAGCGTCGCGCTCTGGCAGGTACATCGCCGAGGCGGTTGTCGAAACCGTTGCGCGAGTACACCCTCACGCAGCTCATCACCGAGCTGAACGCAGATCCCGGCGAGTTCAGTCCCGCTTCGCCGGGAATCGTCATCGGCGGTCCGGTACTGCCCGCGGCCGTCGTCGCCCAGCTCGCGCTATCCGCCACCGTCAAGACGCTGGTCCATCCGGGCCAGGCTCCACCGGAACCGCGCTACCGACCCTCGCGAGCGCTGGCCGACTTCGTGCGTGCCCGGGATCTGACCTGCCGTCACCCCGGCTGTACCCGGCCGATCGACGACCTCGACCACACGATCCCGTATCCCTGGGGACCGACGTGTGCATCGAACCTGGCGGGATACTGCCGTCAGCATCACCTCGTCAAGACGTTCTGGCCGGGCTGGTCTACGGTGCAGTATCCCGACGGAGCGATCGTGTTCACCGACCCTGATGGCCAGACCTCGACGAGCTACCCCGGCAGCCGAGCGCTGTTCCCCGAACTGTCCGAACCCACCGCACCCGTCCCGGTGTGCGGTACCCCACCTCCGAAGCACAGCGCCGGGCTCACCATGCCGAGACGGCGGATCACCCGCGCAGAGGCGCGTCGACAACGCATCGATGCCGAGCGACAACGCAACGCGCCCTGGGTGAAACAGTATCTGCGCGACTCGATTCCACCATTCTGA
- a CDS encoding universal stress protein: MIVIGYTADRVGHAALEHGIAEAKLRGTDLYVLNATSGEAYVDARFAGQDEVHDVEARLAECGVSYELVQPVGVDAADELLVAMNRDDAQLLVVGIRHRNPVGKLLLGSVAQKLILECPKPVLAVKPQE, translated from the coding sequence GTGATCGTGATCGGGTACACCGCAGACCGGGTCGGCCACGCCGCCCTCGAGCACGGCATCGCCGAGGCGAAGCTGCGCGGCACAGACCTGTACGTCCTCAACGCGACCTCGGGTGAGGCGTACGTGGATGCCAGGTTCGCCGGCCAGGACGAGGTGCACGACGTCGAAGCCCGGCTCGCCGAGTGCGGGGTGTCCTACGAGCTGGTGCAGCCGGTCGGGGTCGACGCGGCCGACGAACTGCTCGTCGCGATGAATCGCGACGACGCCCAGCTGCTGGTGGTCGGCATCCGGCACCGTAACCCGGTCGGCAAGCTGTTGCTGGGCAGCGTCGCGCAGAAGCTGATCCTTGAGTGCCCCAAGCCGGTGCTGGCGGTCAAGCCGCAGGAGTGA